One window of Lawsonibacter asaccharolyticus genomic DNA carries:
- a CDS encoding DNA-3-methyladenine glycosylase I: protein MKRCRWADPNSELYIAYHDNEWGRPEHDDRKLFEMLILEGFQAGLSWLTILKKREAFRRAFGGFQPDVVARYGSEKVEALMADAGIVRNRRKIEAAIRNAGVYLSIQREVGSFDRYLWSFTGGKVILNTDDEARAHTELSDRISKDLKHRGMSFVGTTIIYAFLQAVGVVNDHELSCFCHPNNQ, encoded by the coding sequence ATGAAGCGGTGCCGCTGGGCGGACCCAAACTCGGAATTATACATTGCTTACCATGATAACGAATGGGGGCGGCCGGAGCATGATGACCGCAAGCTCTTTGAGATGCTGATTCTGGAGGGCTTCCAGGCAGGCTTGTCCTGGCTGACGATCCTGAAAAAGCGGGAGGCGTTCCGCAGGGCTTTTGGCGGCTTCCAGCCGGATGTGGTCGCCCGGTACGGCTCGGAAAAAGTGGAGGCGCTGATGGCTGACGCGGGCATCGTCCGCAACCGGCGCAAGATCGAGGCCGCGATTCGTAATGCCGGGGTATATCTCTCCATTCAGAGGGAGGTTGGCTCCTTTGACCGCTACCTTTGGTCTTTCACAGGCGGGAAAGTCATCCTGAATACGGATGATGAAGCGCGCGCTCATACAGAGCTGTCTGACCGTATCTCCAAGGACCTGAAGCACCGGGGCATGAGCTTCGTCGGCACCACGATCATCTATGCGTTCCTACAGGCTGTGGGTGTGGTCAACGACCATGAGCTGTCCTGCTTCTGTCATCCGAATAATCAATAA
- a CDS encoding cytosine-specific methyltransferase, whose protein sequence is MNLTMGSLFDGIGGFPLAAERYGIKTLWASEIEPFPMKVTERRFPGMAHKGDITKLNGRLLLPVDIICGGSPCQDLSVAGARAGLSGARSGLFMEQIRIIKEMRTAERERGRTGADIRPRWMCWENVPGAFSSGSPKGEDFRIVLEEIIRIHDIGAEVPRSYPYSWPDAGDAVMENGFSLAWRCLDAQFWGVAQRRKRIFLVADFAGPLAPLLLFDVLDGRLDYAALRQRRPDDAVLSGGG, encoded by the coding sequence ATGAACCTGACCATGGGGAGCCTGTTTGATGGCATCGGAGGCTTCCCCCTCGCGGCGGAGCGGTATGGGATCAAAACTCTCTGGGCCAGCGAGATCGAGCCGTTCCCCATGAAAGTCACGGAGCGGCGCTTCCCAGGCATGGCCCATAAGGGCGACATCACAAAGTTGAACGGCAGGCTGCTGCTCCCGGTAGACATCATCTGCGGGGGCAGCCCTTGCCAGGACCTGAGCGTGGCCGGAGCGCGCGCCGGATTATCCGGCGCCCGTTCCGGCCTTTTTATGGAACAGATTCGGATCATAAAGGAAATGCGGACAGCGGAGAGAGAACGGGGCCGGACCGGCGCCGACATCCGTCCCCGCTGGATGTGCTGGGAGAATGTTCCAGGCGCGTTCAGCAGCGGATCGCCCAAAGGGGAGGACTTCCGTATTGTGCTGGAGGAGATCATTCGGATCCATGACATCGGCGCGGAGGTCCCGCGATCCTATCCCTATTCGTGGCCGGACGCGGGAGACGCCGTGATGGAAAACGGCTTCTCTCTGGCGTGGCGCTGCCTTGACGCGCAATTCTGGGGCGTCGCTCAGCGGAGAAAGCGCATTTTTCTGGTGGCGGACTTTGCCGGCCCTCTCGCGCCCCTGCTCCTGTTTGATGTCTTAGATGGGAGGCTTGACTATGCAGCACTGCGACAGCGACGGCCAGATGATGCTGTTCTCTCTGGAGGAGGCTGA